A single genomic interval of Prionailurus viverrinus isolate Anna chromosome A2, UM_Priviv_1.0, whole genome shotgun sequence harbors:
- the SFRP4 gene encoding secreted frizzled-related protein 4 has product MLLSVLAALCLGLRLALGVRGAPCEPVRIPMCRHMPWNITRMPNHLHHSTQENAILAIEQYEELVDVNCSAVLRFFLCAMYAPICTLEFLHDPIKPCKSVCQRARDDCEPLMKMYNHSWPESLACEELPVYDRGVCISPEAIVTDLPEDVKWIDITPDMMVQERPLDVDCKRLSPDRCKCKKVKPTLATYLSKNYSYVIHAKIKAVQRSGCNEVTTVVDVKEIFKSSSPIPRTQVPLITNSSCQCPHILPHQDVLIMCYEWRSRMMLLENCLVEKWRDQLSKRSIQWEERLREQRRTVQDKKRTAGRTGRSNAQKPKGKPPSPKPASPKKTVKARSAQKRTNPKKV; this is encoded by the exons ATGCTGCTCTCCGTCCTGGCGGCGTTGTGCCTGGGGCTGCGCCTGGCGCTGGGCGTGCGCGGCGCGCCCTGCGAGCCGGTGCGCATCCCCATGTGTCGGCACATGCCCTGGAACATCACGCGGATGCCCAACCACCTGCACCACAGCACGCAGGAGAACGCCATCCTGGCCATCGAGCAGTACGAGGAGCTGGTGGACGTGAACTGCAGCGCGGTGCTGCGCTTCTTCCTCTGCGCCATGTACGCGCCCATCTGCACGCTGGAGTTCCTGCACGACCCCATCAAGCCGTGCAAGTCGGTGTGCCAGCGCGCGCGCGACGACTGCGAGCCTCTCATGAAGATGTACAACCACAGCTGGCCCGAGAGCCTGGCCTGCGAAGAGCTGCCGGTCTACGACCGCGGCGTGTGCATCTCGCCGGAGGCCATCGTCACCGACCTCCCCGAGG acgTTAAGTGGATAGACATCACGCCAGATATGATGGTACAGGAGAGGCCTCTTGATGTTGACTGTAAACGCCTAAGCCCTG ACCGCTGCAAGTGCAAAAAGGTGAAGCCGACTCTGGCGACGTATCTGAGCAAAAACTACAGCTACG tCATTCACGCCAAAATAAAAGCCGTGCAGAGGAGTGGCTGTAACGAAGTAACGACCGTGGTGGACGTGAAAGAGATCTTCAAGTCCTCGTCACCCATCCCTCGGACGCAGGTCCCGCTCATTACCAATTCTTCCTGCCAGTGCCCCCACATCCTGCCCCATCAAGACGTGCTCATCATGTGTTACGAGTGGCGCTCCAG gatgatGCTTCTTGAAAACTGTTTAGTTGAAAAATGGAGAGACCAACTTAGTAAAAGATCCATA CAGTGGGAAGAGAGGCTCCGGGAGCAGCGGAGGACAGTTCAGGACAAGAAGCGAACGGCTGGGCGTACCGGTCGTAGCAACGCCCAGAAACCAAAGGGAAAGCCGCCCTCTCCCAAACCGGCCAGCCCCAAGAAGACCGTCAAAGCTAGGAGTGCCCAGAAGAGAACAAACCCGAAAAAAGTGTGA